The following are encoded in a window of Labrus bergylta chromosome 16, fLabBer1.1, whole genome shotgun sequence genomic DNA:
- the LOC109993848 gene encoding trinucleotide repeat-containing gene 6A protein isoform X4 → MAPIRDSVSHSPNQTGLEHPGLDSQYEPSPWSSGSPCSSDSNSNWGKVLVDGSTDKPNNPSSTNSSVWPPPSSSFSCSSSSSSSGCGSGSDPELASECMDADSSSSIGSEKNLAAVTTVMMMSGNASPSVSSAASPPISPLVTSAMMVGVSVNGDSNGNSRQVIGGGMGAISGANNGNNHISGPSHYSMAGSSSIGSNNMGTHNNKPVNNSGVWGTQSGSNMIPTGGNNPCVNGGVNPNTLNPNANHGAWPQNPSPASQGQRPSQAQGMSSKLGMTPQQGPILGWGGMAAPNNSSMMDDTEVNNGTASSKVLGSSNSGNGGLQPTNLNTESNGPNNTIMMNTTTTTTNATMTSSPPNSTASPQLSGDCSWGSIGGGNGGPLANGISSSAPQQPKGELGGPGAFGTPWGTTSYPGDKGHQNADTVNPQNPALMQAGNPPISSSAANKSNNNHNNTGAPRWDQGPATNPNQPQNNMSWGVGLYQATGSAGQTPGNGNQTTMGPPAGIPRPWGSSTSSSSSSSSSSSTSNNKMSNGDWGSAAPGNNHADAGSHKGNSANNGWKSLEDDAMGMGGGGGGGGGGGGGGVVGGGGAQALGSVTGVWGRSGGSEGSGESSGGRSGSDRDQTKVGNRRKGPLAAPVVSAVPQGDVDPRVLSNTGWGQTPIRQNTAWDVNSPHNQHQGLRGDVRKPNSGGSGWGTATPAAPSQTSGGWGNGSGSSGPGTGGSGWGERPTSGWDSKPSAGGGSGQSGWDDGSSYKGNNNSSNTWSNNINKDDRSNTWTNAPKSQQGWSSNTGNGSEGWGKGGDGARPGASSHWGEPQKGAGSASWDSDSDRSGSGCWSEPSRTNTSSSNTWVGSGGSNTPDQSTPNPGSNWRDSVHKHNPQSNSQGWGEQNPKPSNEWGKGPESNMSRGNQGSSKPTGWLGGPIPTVGQKEEMSSGWEEPSPESIRRRMEIDDGTAAWGEPGKYSGGPATKWNRTGQSAQEAVGPSSQHQSHPAHIVKHPPQQPPNPMAQDKSCTSSWGEPYQKPKESSTWGEQTNAPPVSVDNGTSAWGKPMDTSSTWEEPSRGNRDSGPGWGNQHKSAPGPKPMETWCGEEGSMNSWDQEEEVEIGMWNNSQQDNRSHDQNTWNYKNKTSNKMNKPVNKQDEPWMKPFVNQFNNMNFSRDSPDDSMKTGGGMMQDKRMDMGSIGDYNGVMGKNPGSRHQLHKDSAMDRSPYYDKNVNPMMGGSSVAQGRGGPQSQVPPQPNLRNQVPPPILPSQVPPSLLKYPGGNGGLNPLFGPQQVAVLNQLSQLNQLSQLNQIKQLQCLLLQQQQQQQQQQQQHQKAQSQRAMPVGRPTEQTRPIGSSPSMMQPPRHLDPSLLKQAPPLKPYLENYLSHNAPEMQKDTSGLGSISNFPLSLNSNLNVSMDMGVGVGGGSSGVGAMSYKEPPQSKLKKLWATDPLEQNSKPGAMSSGLRLEDSPFYDYLSPGPSPLSPPGQSMGSVGDGWPPRANSPPPHGNTVTWPPEFRPGEPWKGYPNIDPETDPYVTPGSVINNLSINTVRDTDHLRDRNNGPSSSLNTTMPSNSAWSSIRASSHSGSLTSTAQSTSARPNESKWSPGGGSVSNSSLAHELWKVPLPPKALSVAAPSRPPPGLTSQKPSSASSGWDGSALRLGGWGSSESRYTPGSSWGDSSSSSGRSQWLVLKNLTPQIDGSTLRTLCMQHGPLITFHLNLPHGNAVVCYSSKDEAAKAQKSLHMCVLGNTTILAEFASEEEINRFFAQGQSLTTPSSSWQTVGSSQSRMDQSHPFPSRAPEPNQWNSSDLHSSSLWGGPNYSSSLWGSPSCTEVGRISSSSPISSFLPVDHLTGGGDSM, encoded by the exons ATGGCTCCCATTCGGGATTCCGTCAGCCACTCCCCTAATCAAACAG GTCTGGAGCATCCTGGCTTGGACTCCCAGTATGAGCCTTCCCCCTGGTCCTCTGGCTCTCCCTGCAGCAGTGACAGCAACAGCAACTGGGGCAAAGTCCTAGTGGATGGAAGCACTGACAAACCCAACAACCCGTCTTCAACTAACTCCTCTGTTTggcctcccccctcctcttccttctcctgctcctcgtcttcttcctcctctggctGCGGGTCGGGATCAGACCCTGAGCTGGCATCAGAATGTATGGACGCAGACTCTAGCTCCTCGATTGGCTCAGAGAAAAACCTTGCCGCTGTGacgacagtgatgatgatgtcgGGAAATGCTTCTCCTTCTGTGTCATCAGCGGCTTCTCCGCCAATCTCCCCTTTGGTGACTTCCGCGATGATGGTCGGTGTTTCAGTGAACGGAGACAGCAACGGAAACAGTCGTCAAGTAATTGGTGGAGGTATGGGAGCCATCAGCGGTGCAAATAATGGAAATAATCACATTTCTGGGCCCTCGCACTACTCCATGGCAGGGTCCAGTAGTATTGGCAGCAATAACATGGGTACCCACAACAACAAGCCCGTCAATAACAGTGGTGTGTGGGGCACCCAATCAGGCAGCAACATGATCCCCACTGGCGGAAACAACCCCTGCGTCAATGGAGGGGTGAACCCAAACACTTTAAATCCAAATGCCAACCACGGTGCCTGGCCGCAGAATCCAAGCCCAGCGTCCCAGGGCCAACGGCCTTCACAGGCTCAGGGGATGAGTTCTAAACTGGGTATGACTCCCCAACAGGGCCCCATCCTGGGCTGGGGTGGCATGGCAGCTCCAAACAACAGCAGTATGATGGACGACACTGAGGTGAATAATGGTACAGCAAGCAGCAAGGTGTTAGGAAGCAGCAACAGTGGAAATGGTGGTTTGCAGCCTACCAACCTGAACACTGAATCCAATGGACCAAATAACACTATAATGATgaatactactactactactactaacgCCACAATGACCTCTAGTCCACCAAACTCTACCGCCTCACCCCAGCTCAGCGGGGATTGTTCCTGGGGATCTATAGGAGGAGGTAATGGGGGTCCACTGGCTAATGGAATCTCCTCATCAGCCCCCCAGCAACCCAAAGGTGAGCTTGGGGGTCCTGGGGCCTTCGGTACGCCATGGGGCACCACTTCCTACCCTGGAGACAAGGGCCACCAAAATGCAGACACTGTGAACCCCCAAAACCCTGCCTTAATGCAGGCTGGGAATCCCCCAATCTCCTCTTCTGCTGCTAACAAGAGTAATAATAACCACAATAACACTGGGGCCCCACGCTGGGACCAGGGGCCTGCAACTAACCCAAACCAGCCTCAGAACAACATGTCCTGGGGGGTTGGTCTATATCAAGCCACTGGCTCTGCTGGCCAAACACCAGGAAATGGCAACCAAACCACAATGGGCCCTCCAGCAGGGATACCTCGCCCCTGGGGGAGCAGCACATCgtcttcttcctcgtcctcatcatcctcttccACATCTAACAACAAGATGTCAAATGGAGACTGGGGATCAGCAGCTCCTGGTAACAACCATGCAGATGCTGGAAGTCATAAAGGAAACTCTGCCAACAATGGCTGGAAGAGCCTGGAGGATGACGCCATGGGCatgggaggtggaggtggaggtggaggtggaggtggaggtggaggtgtagTGGGTGGAGGTGGAGCCCAAGCCTTGGGAAGTGTCACAGGAGTTTGGGGTCGCTCGGGAGGAAGTGAGGGAAGTGGAGAGAGCTCTGGAGGCCGATCAGGCTCAGACAGAGACCAGACAAAAGTGGGAAACCGTAGAAAAGGCCCCCTTGCTGCACCAGTAGTGTCAGCCGTGCCCCAGGGCGATGTGGATCCGAGGGTTCTGTCCAACACTGGATGGGGACAGACACCCATACGGCAGAACACCGCCTGGGATGTCAATTCTCCTCACAATCAGCACCAAGGTCTAAGAGGTGACGTACGAAAGCCAAACAGCGGAGGCTCAGGCTGGGGCACAGCAACACCAGCAGCTCCATCCCAGACCTCTGGAG GTTGGGGAAACGGTTCAGGCAGCTCAGGTCCAGGTACAGGTGGGTCTGGCTGGGGAGAGCGGCCTACTTCTGGATGGGACAGCAAACCCTCAGCAGGTGGAGGATCTGGTCAGAGTGGCTGGGATGATGGATCCAGCTACAAAGGGAACAACAACAGCAGTAACACCTGGAGCAATAACATCAACAAAGATGACAG GTCCAACACATGGACTAATGCCCCCAAATCGCAGCAGGGCTGGAGTTCCAACACTGGAAATGGAAGTGAAGGATGGGGGAAAGGTGGCGATGGTGCCAGACCAGGGGCCAGCAGTCACTGGGGGGAGCCCCAGAAAGGTGCCGGCTCAGCGAGCTGGGACAGCGACAGTGACCGCTCCGGCTCTGGATGCTGGAGCGAGCCTAGCCGAAccaacaccagcagcagcaacacctGGGTTGGGAGCGGAGGATCAAATACACCTGACCAGAGCACTCCAAACCCAGGTTCCAACTGGCGTGACTCAGTCCACAAACACAATCCTCAGAGTAACAGCCAGGGCTGGGGTGAGCAGAATCCCAAGCCCTCCAATGAGTGGGGAAAAGGTCCTGAATCCAACATGTCCAGAGGCAATCAAGGCTCCAGCAAGCCCACAG GCTGGCTGGGAGGTCCCATACCTACAGTAGGTCAGAAGGAGGAGATGTCATCCGGGTGGGAAGAGCCTTCTCCAGAGTCGATTCGTCGGAGGATGGAGATCGATGATGGGACGGCAGCTTGGGGAGAACCTG GTAAATACAGTGGTGGACCTGCCACCAAGTGGAACAGGACTGGCCAATCAGCTCAGGAGGCTGTGGGCCCATCCTCTCAGCACCAATCCCACCCAGCACACATTGTCAAGCATCCCCCTCAGCAGCCCCCAAACCCTATGGCACAGGACAAAAGCTGCACTTCTA GCTGGGGCGAGCCTTACCAGAAACCCAAAGAGTCTTCAACATGGGGCGAGCAGACCAATGCTCCACCTGTGTCAGTGGACAACGGGACGTCTGCCTGGGGTAAGCCCATGGACACCAGCTCCACCTGGGAGGAACCCAGCAGAGGCAACAGAGACTCTGGACCTGGATGGGGCAACCAGCATAAGTCTG CTCCAGGTCCTAAGCCAATGGAGACATGGTGTGGTGAAGAGGGGTCCATGAACAGCTGGGaccaggaagaggaggtggagatcGGCATGTGGAACAACAGTCAACAGGACAACCGGTCCCATGACCAAAACACCTGGAACTACAAGAATAAAACCTCCAACAAG ATGAACAAACCAGTCAACAAACAGGATGAACCCTGGATGAAACCCTTCGTCAACCAGTTCAACAACATGAACTTCTCT AGAGACTCTCCCGACGACTCCATGAAGACAGGAGGTGGGATGATGCAGGACAAGCGTATGGACATGGGCAGCATTGGAGACTACAACGGAGTGATGGGGAAGAACCCCGGGTCCCGACACCAGCTCCACAAGGACTCAGCCATGGATCGCAGCCCTTACTATGACAAG AATGTAAACCCTATGATGGGTGGCAGCAGCGTAGCACAGGGCCGAGGTGGCCCCCAGTCCCAGGTCCCTCCCCAACCCAACCTTCGTAATCAAGTGCCTCCCCCCATCCTCCCCTCTCAG GTCCCTCCTTCCCTGCTAAAGTACCCAGGAGGTAACGGAGGCCTGAACCCTCTGTTCGGCCCTCAGCAGGTGGCTGTGCTCAATCAACTCTCCCAGCTCAACCAGCTGTCTCAGCTCAACCAGATCAAACAGTTACAG TgtcttctcctccagcagcagcagcagcagcaacagcagcagcagcagcatcagaaAGCTCAAAGCCAGAGAGCCATGCCAGTGGGACGACCCACTGAACAG ACACGTCCTATTGGGTCGTCTCCTTCGATGATGCAGCCACCACGTCACCTGGACCCCTCCCTGCTGAAACAGGCCCCGCCCCTAAAACCGTACTTGGAGAACTACTTGTCCCACAACGCTCCTGAGATGCAGAAGGACACTTCTGGTCTCGGATCCATCAGCAACTTCCCTTTAA GCTTGAACTCTAACCTGAATGTATCCATGGACATGGGCGTGGGCGTGGGCGGTGGTAGTAGTGGAGTTGGAGCTATGAGCTACAAAGAGCCACcccagtccaaactgaagaaactTTGGGCTACTGACCCTCTGGAGCAGAACAGCAAACCTG GTGCTATGTCGTCTGGTCTGCGTCTGGAGGACTCTCCTTTCTATGACTACCTGTCTCCTGGCCCCTCCCCCCTGAGTCCTCCCGGCCAGTCAATGGGCTCTGTGGGTGATGGCTGGCCTCCCCGTGCCAACTCCCCCCCGCCCCATGGAAACACTGTCACCTGGCCCCCAG AGTTCCGGCCCGGGGAGCCTTGGAAAGGTTACCCCAACATTGACCCTGAGACTGACCCTTATGTGACCCCCGGCAGTGTCATCAACAACCTCTCTATCAACACCGTCCGTGACACAGATCACCTCAGGGACAGGAACAACG GGCCATCCTCATCACTGAACACCACGATGCCTTCTAACAGTGCCTGGTCATCCATTCGTGCCTCCAGCCACAGCGGTTCCCTCACCAGTACAGCACAAAGCACTTCAG CCAGACCCAATGAGTCAAAATGGTCTCCCGGCGGCGGTTCTGTGTCCAACTCCTCCCTGGCTCACGAGCTGTGGAAGGTCCCCCTGCCTCCCAAGGCTCTGTCTGTGGCGGCCCCCTCCAGACCCCCACCCGGCCTCACCAGCCAAAAGCCCAGCTCTGCCTCCTCCGGCTGGGACGGCTCTGCCCTGAGGCTGGGGGGTTGGGGCTCCTCTGAGTCCAGATACACCCCTG GTTCCAGCTGgggtgacagcagcagcagctcagggaGATCCCAATGGCTTGTTCTGAAAAATCTCACACCGCAG ATCGACGGCTCCACCCTGAGGACTCTGTGTATGCAGCACGGCCCTCTGATCACATTCCACCTCAACCTGCCGCATGGCAATGCTGTGGTCTGCTACAGCTCTAAAGATGAGGCCGCCAAGGCCCAGAAGAGCCTGCACAT GTGTGTTTTGGGGAACACTACCATCCTGGCCGAGTTTGCCAGCGAGGAGGAAATCAACCGTTTCTTTGCACAAGGGCAGTCATTGACCACCCCCTCCTCCAGCTGGCAGACCGTCGGCTCCTCTCAGAGCAGGATGGATCAGTCTCACCCCTTCCCCAGCCGCGCTCCTGAACCCAACCAGTGGAACAGCAGCGACCTCCACAGCTCCTCCCTCTGGGGCGGGCCAAACTATTCCAGTAGCCTGTGGGGGAGCCCCAGTTGCACCGAGGTGGGCCGGATCAGCAGCTCCTCTCCAATCAGCTCCTTCCTCCCAGTGGATCACCTGACAGGGGGCGGGGACTCCATGTGA
- the LOC109993848 gene encoding trinucleotide repeat-containing gene 6A protein isoform X3, translated as MAPIRDSVSHSPNQTGLEHPGLDSQYEPSPWSSGSPCSSDSNSNWGKVLVDGSTDKPNNPSSTNSSVWPPPSSSFSCSSSSSSSGCGSGSDPELASECMDADSSSSIGSEKNLAAVTTVMMMSGNASPSVSSAASPPISPLVTSAMMVGVSVNGDSNGNSRQVIGGGMGAISGANNGNNHISGPSHYSMAGSSSIGSNNMGTHNNKPVNNSGVWGTQSGSNMIPTGGNNPCVNGGVNPNTLNPNANHGAWPQNPSPASQGQRPSQAQGMSSKLGMTPQQGPILGWGGMAAPNNSSMMDDTEVNNGTASSKVLGSSNSGNGGLQPTNLNTESNGPNNTIMMNTTTTTTNATMTSSPPNSTASPQLSGDCSWGSIGGGNGGPLANGISSSAPQQPKGELGGPGAFGTPWGTTSYPGDKGHQNADTVNPQNPALMQAGNPPISSSAANKSNNNHNNTGAPRWDQGPATNPNQPQNNMSWGVGLYQATGSAGQTPGNGNQTTMGPPAGIPRPWGSSTSSSSSSSSSSSTSNNKMSNGDWGSAAPGNNHADAGSHKGNSANNGWKSLEDDAMGMGGGGGGGGGGGGGGVVGGGGAQALGSVTGVWGRSGGSEGSGESSGGRSGSDRDQTKVGNRRKGPLAAPVVSAVPQGDVDPRVLSNTGWGQTPIRQNTAWDVNSPHNQHQGLRGDVRKPNSGGSGWGTATPAAPSQTSGGWGNGSGSSGPGTGGSGWGERPTSGWDSKPSAGGGSGQSGWDDGSSYKGNNNSSNTWSNNINKDDRSNTWTNAPKSQQGWSSNTGNGSEGWGKGGDGARPGASSHWGEPQKGAGSASWDSDSDRSGSGCWSEPSRTNTSSSNTWVGSGGSNTPDQSTPNPGSNWRDSVHKHNPQSNSQGWGEQNPKPSNEWGKGPESNMSRGNQGSSKPTGWLGGPIPTVGQKEEMSSGWEEPSPESIRRRMEIDDGTAAWGEPGKYSGGPATKWNRTGQSAQEAVGPSSQHQSHPAHIVKHPPQQPPNPMAQDKSCTSSWGEPYQKPKESSTWGEQTNAPPVSVDNGTSAWGKPMDTSSTWEEPSRGNRDSGPGWGNQHKSAPGPKPMETWCGEEGSMNSWDQEEEVEIGMWNNSQQDNRSHDQNTWNYKNKTSNKMNKPVNKQDEPWMKPFVNQFNNMNFSRDSPDDSMKTGGGMMQDKRMDMGSIGDYNGVMGKNPGSRHQLHKDSAMDRSPYYDKNVNPMMGGSSVAQGRGGPQSQVPPQPNLRNQVPPPILPSQKDYVNFNQNCVFGQVPPSLLKYPGGNGGLNPLFGPQQVAVLNQLSQLNQLSQLNQIKQLQCLLLQQQQQQQQQQQQHQKAQSQRAMPVGRPTEQTRPIGSSPSMMQPPRHLDPSLLKQAPPLKPYLENYLSHNAPEMQKDTSGLGSISNFPLSLNSNLNVSMDMGVGVGGGSSGVGAMSYKEPPQSKLKKLWATDPLEQNSKPGAMSSGLRLEDSPFYDYLSPGPSPLSPPGQSMGSVGDGWPPRANSPPPHGNTVTWPPEFRPGEPWKGYPNIDPETDPYVTPGSVINNLSINTVRDTDHLRDRNNGPSSSLNTTMPSNSAWSSIRASSHSGSLTSTAQSTSARPNESKWSPGGGSVSNSSLAHELWKVPLPPKALSVAAPSRPPPGLTSQKPSSASSGWDGSALRLGGWGSSESRYTPGSSWGDSSSSSGRSQWLVLKNLTPQIDGSTLRTLCMQHGPLITFHLNLPHGNAVVCYSSKDEAAKAQKSLHMCVLGNTTILAEFASEEEINRFFAQGQSLTTPSSSWQTVGSSQSRMDQSHPFPSRAPEPNQWNSSDLHSSSLWGGPNYSSSLWGSPSCTEVGRISSSSPISSFLPVDHLTGGGDSM; from the exons ATGGCTCCCATTCGGGATTCCGTCAGCCACTCCCCTAATCAAACAG GTCTGGAGCATCCTGGCTTGGACTCCCAGTATGAGCCTTCCCCCTGGTCCTCTGGCTCTCCCTGCAGCAGTGACAGCAACAGCAACTGGGGCAAAGTCCTAGTGGATGGAAGCACTGACAAACCCAACAACCCGTCTTCAACTAACTCCTCTGTTTggcctcccccctcctcttccttctcctgctcctcgtcttcttcctcctctggctGCGGGTCGGGATCAGACCCTGAGCTGGCATCAGAATGTATGGACGCAGACTCTAGCTCCTCGATTGGCTCAGAGAAAAACCTTGCCGCTGTGacgacagtgatgatgatgtcgGGAAATGCTTCTCCTTCTGTGTCATCAGCGGCTTCTCCGCCAATCTCCCCTTTGGTGACTTCCGCGATGATGGTCGGTGTTTCAGTGAACGGAGACAGCAACGGAAACAGTCGTCAAGTAATTGGTGGAGGTATGGGAGCCATCAGCGGTGCAAATAATGGAAATAATCACATTTCTGGGCCCTCGCACTACTCCATGGCAGGGTCCAGTAGTATTGGCAGCAATAACATGGGTACCCACAACAACAAGCCCGTCAATAACAGTGGTGTGTGGGGCACCCAATCAGGCAGCAACATGATCCCCACTGGCGGAAACAACCCCTGCGTCAATGGAGGGGTGAACCCAAACACTTTAAATCCAAATGCCAACCACGGTGCCTGGCCGCAGAATCCAAGCCCAGCGTCCCAGGGCCAACGGCCTTCACAGGCTCAGGGGATGAGTTCTAAACTGGGTATGACTCCCCAACAGGGCCCCATCCTGGGCTGGGGTGGCATGGCAGCTCCAAACAACAGCAGTATGATGGACGACACTGAGGTGAATAATGGTACAGCAAGCAGCAAGGTGTTAGGAAGCAGCAACAGTGGAAATGGTGGTTTGCAGCCTACCAACCTGAACACTGAATCCAATGGACCAAATAACACTATAATGATgaatactactactactactactaacgCCACAATGACCTCTAGTCCACCAAACTCTACCGCCTCACCCCAGCTCAGCGGGGATTGTTCCTGGGGATCTATAGGAGGAGGTAATGGGGGTCCACTGGCTAATGGAATCTCCTCATCAGCCCCCCAGCAACCCAAAGGTGAGCTTGGGGGTCCTGGGGCCTTCGGTACGCCATGGGGCACCACTTCCTACCCTGGAGACAAGGGCCACCAAAATGCAGACACTGTGAACCCCCAAAACCCTGCCTTAATGCAGGCTGGGAATCCCCCAATCTCCTCTTCTGCTGCTAACAAGAGTAATAATAACCACAATAACACTGGGGCCCCACGCTGGGACCAGGGGCCTGCAACTAACCCAAACCAGCCTCAGAACAACATGTCCTGGGGGGTTGGTCTATATCAAGCCACTGGCTCTGCTGGCCAAACACCAGGAAATGGCAACCAAACCACAATGGGCCCTCCAGCAGGGATACCTCGCCCCTGGGGGAGCAGCACATCgtcttcttcctcgtcctcatcatcctcttccACATCTAACAACAAGATGTCAAATGGAGACTGGGGATCAGCAGCTCCTGGTAACAACCATGCAGATGCTGGAAGTCATAAAGGAAACTCTGCCAACAATGGCTGGAAGAGCCTGGAGGATGACGCCATGGGCatgggaggtggaggtggaggtggaggtggaggtggaggtggaggtgtagTGGGTGGAGGTGGAGCCCAAGCCTTGGGAAGTGTCACAGGAGTTTGGGGTCGCTCGGGAGGAAGTGAGGGAAGTGGAGAGAGCTCTGGAGGCCGATCAGGCTCAGACAGAGACCAGACAAAAGTGGGAAACCGTAGAAAAGGCCCCCTTGCTGCACCAGTAGTGTCAGCCGTGCCCCAGGGCGATGTGGATCCGAGGGTTCTGTCCAACACTGGATGGGGACAGACACCCATACGGCAGAACACCGCCTGGGATGTCAATTCTCCTCACAATCAGCACCAAGGTCTAAGAGGTGACGTACGAAAGCCAAACAGCGGAGGCTCAGGCTGGGGCACAGCAACACCAGCAGCTCCATCCCAGACCTCTGGAG GTTGGGGAAACGGTTCAGGCAGCTCAGGTCCAGGTACAGGTGGGTCTGGCTGGGGAGAGCGGCCTACTTCTGGATGGGACAGCAAACCCTCAGCAGGTGGAGGATCTGGTCAGAGTGGCTGGGATGATGGATCCAGCTACAAAGGGAACAACAACAGCAGTAACACCTGGAGCAATAACATCAACAAAGATGACAG GTCCAACACATGGACTAATGCCCCCAAATCGCAGCAGGGCTGGAGTTCCAACACTGGAAATGGAAGTGAAGGATGGGGGAAAGGTGGCGATGGTGCCAGACCAGGGGCCAGCAGTCACTGGGGGGAGCCCCAGAAAGGTGCCGGCTCAGCGAGCTGGGACAGCGACAGTGACCGCTCCGGCTCTGGATGCTGGAGCGAGCCTAGCCGAAccaacaccagcagcagcaacacctGGGTTGGGAGCGGAGGATCAAATACACCTGACCAGAGCACTCCAAACCCAGGTTCCAACTGGCGTGACTCAGTCCACAAACACAATCCTCAGAGTAACAGCCAGGGCTGGGGTGAGCAGAATCCCAAGCCCTCCAATGAGTGGGGAAAAGGTCCTGAATCCAACATGTCCAGAGGCAATCAAGGCTCCAGCAAGCCCACAG GCTGGCTGGGAGGTCCCATACCTACAGTAGGTCAGAAGGAGGAGATGTCATCCGGGTGGGAAGAGCCTTCTCCAGAGTCGATTCGTCGGAGGATGGAGATCGATGATGGGACGGCAGCTTGGGGAGAACCTG GTAAATACAGTGGTGGACCTGCCACCAAGTGGAACAGGACTGGCCAATCAGCTCAGGAGGCTGTGGGCCCATCCTCTCAGCACCAATCCCACCCAGCACACATTGTCAAGCATCCCCCTCAGCAGCCCCCAAACCCTATGGCACAGGACAAAAGCTGCACTTCTA GCTGGGGCGAGCCTTACCAGAAACCCAAAGAGTCTTCAACATGGGGCGAGCAGACCAATGCTCCACCTGTGTCAGTGGACAACGGGACGTCTGCCTGGGGTAAGCCCATGGACACCAGCTCCACCTGGGAGGAACCCAGCAGAGGCAACAGAGACTCTGGACCTGGATGGGGCAACCAGCATAAGTCTG CTCCAGGTCCTAAGCCAATGGAGACATGGTGTGGTGAAGAGGGGTCCATGAACAGCTGGGaccaggaagaggaggtggagatcGGCATGTGGAACAACAGTCAACAGGACAACCGGTCCCATGACCAAAACACCTGGAACTACAAGAATAAAACCTCCAACAAG ATGAACAAACCAGTCAACAAACAGGATGAACCCTGGATGAAACCCTTCGTCAACCAGTTCAACAACATGAACTTCTCT AGAGACTCTCCCGACGACTCCATGAAGACAGGAGGTGGGATGATGCAGGACAAGCGTATGGACATGGGCAGCATTGGAGACTACAACGGAGTGATGGGGAAGAACCCCGGGTCCCGACACCAGCTCCACAAGGACTCAGCCATGGATCGCAGCCCTTACTATGACAAG AATGTAAACCCTATGATGGGTGGCAGCAGCGTAGCACAGGGCCGAGGTGGCCCCCAGTCCCAGGTCCCTCCCCAACCCAACCTTCGTAATCAAGTGCCTCCCCCCATCCTCCCCTCTCAG AAAGACTATGTGAACTTCAACCAGAACTGTGTTTTTGGTCAGGTCCCTCCTTCCCTGCTAAAGTACCCAGGAGGTAACGGAGGCCTGAACCCTCTGTTCGGCCCTCAGCAGGTGGCTGTGCTCAATCAACTCTCCCAGCTCAACCAGCTGTCTCAGCTCAACCAGATCAAACAGTTACAG TgtcttctcctccagcagcagcagcagcagcaacagcagcagcagcagcatcagaaAGCTCAAAGCCAGAGAGCCATGCCAGTGGGACGACCCACTGAACAG ACACGTCCTATTGGGTCGTCTCCTTCGATGATGCAGCCACCACGTCACCTGGACCCCTCCCTGCTGAAACAGGCCCCGCCCCTAAAACCGTACTTGGAGAACTACTTGTCCCACAACGCTCCTGAGATGCAGAAGGACACTTCTGGTCTCGGATCCATCAGCAACTTCCCTTTAA GCTTGAACTCTAACCTGAATGTATCCATGGACATGGGCGTGGGCGTGGGCGGTGGTAGTAGTGGAGTTGGAGCTATGAGCTACAAAGAGCCACcccagtccaaactgaagaaactTTGGGCTACTGACCCTCTGGAGCAGAACAGCAAACCTG GTGCTATGTCGTCTGGTCTGCGTCTGGAGGACTCTCCTTTCTATGACTACCTGTCTCCTGGCCCCTCCCCCCTGAGTCCTCCCGGCCAGTCAATGGGCTCTGTGGGTGATGGCTGGCCTCCCCGTGCCAACTCCCCCCCGCCCCATGGAAACACTGTCACCTGGCCCCCAG AGTTCCGGCCCGGGGAGCCTTGGAAAGGTTACCCCAACATTGACCCTGAGACTGACCCTTATGTGACCCCCGGCAGTGTCATCAACAACCTCTCTATCAACACCGTCCGTGACACAGATCACCTCAGGGACAGGAACAACG GGCCATCCTCATCACTGAACACCACGATGCCTTCTAACAGTGCCTGGTCATCCATTCGTGCCTCCAGCCACAGCGGTTCCCTCACCAGTACAGCACAAAGCACTTCAG CCAGACCCAATGAGTCAAAATGGTCTCCCGGCGGCGGTTCTGTGTCCAACTCCTCCCTGGCTCACGAGCTGTGGAAGGTCCCCCTGCCTCCCAAGGCTCTGTCTGTGGCGGCCCCCTCCAGACCCCCACCCGGCCTCACCAGCCAAAAGCCCAGCTCTGCCTCCTCCGGCTGGGACGGCTCTGCCCTGAGGCTGGGGGGTTGGGGCTCCTCTGAGTCCAGATACACCCCTG GTTCCAGCTGgggtgacagcagcagcagctcagggaGATCCCAATGGCTTGTTCTGAAAAATCTCACACCGCAG ATCGACGGCTCCACCCTGAGGACTCTGTGTATGCAGCACGGCCCTCTGATCACATTCCACCTCAACCTGCCGCATGGCAATGCTGTGGTCTGCTACAGCTCTAAAGATGAGGCCGCCAAGGCCCAGAAGAGCCTGCACAT GTGTGTTTTGGGGAACACTACCATCCTGGCCGAGTTTGCCAGCGAGGAGGAAATCAACCGTTTCTTTGCACAAGGGCAGTCATTGACCACCCCCTCCTCCAGCTGGCAGACCGTCGGCTCCTCTCAGAGCAGGATGGATCAGTCTCACCCCTTCCCCAGCCGCGCTCCTGAACCCAACCAGTGGAACAGCAGCGACCTCCACAGCTCCTCCCTCTGGGGCGGGCCAAACTATTCCAGTAGCCTGTGGGGGAGCCCCAGTTGCACCGAGGTGGGCCGGATCAGCAGCTCCTCTCCAATCAGCTCCTTCCTCCCAGTGGATCACCTGACAGGGGGCGGGGACTCCATGTGA